A stretch of the Coprobacillus cateniformis genome encodes the following:
- a CDS encoding lysophospholipid acyltransferase family protein encodes MKRILFLIIRLLYRIPGWLLKIRSYNKHIDETTFEERFDFGQKMIRKINSKSRVRIHSFGQENLPAEQGYLIAPNHQGLFDALILFETHDKPFKAIVKKELMSVFVLGNVLKMLQFEAMDRENLRASMKVIKKATQEMSEGRNYVIFPEGTRCRQQNQMLEFKGGTFKTVIDAKKPIVPVALIDCYKVFDNNTIAPVDAQIHYLKPIFYDEYKDMNSTEIAHYVQECIEKCIAENENRF; translated from the coding sequence ATGAAAAGAATACTATTTTTAATTATAAGATTATTATATCGTATTCCAGGATGGTTATTAAAGATTCGTTCTTATAATAAACATATTGATGAGACAACTTTTGAAGAGCGTTTTGATTTTGGACAAAAAATGATTCGTAAAATCAACTCTAAATCAAGAGTAAGAATTCATAGTTTTGGTCAAGAAAATTTACCAGCTGAACAAGGATACTTAATTGCTCCTAATCATCAAGGGTTGTTTGATGCATTAATTCTTTTTGAAACACATGATAAGCCATTTAAAGCCATTGTGAAAAAGGAATTAATGAGCGTGTTTGTTTTAGGGAATGTTTTAAAGATGTTACAGTTTGAAGCTATGGATAGAGAAAACTTAAGAGCTTCTATGAAAGTTATAAAAAAGGCAACGCAAGAAATGAGCGAAGGACGAAATTATGTTATTTTTCCTGAAGGGACAAGATGTCGTCAACAAAATCAGATGCTAGAGTTTAAAGGTGGAACGTTTAAAACAGTTATTGATGCTAAAAAACCAATTGTTCCAGTTGCTTTAATTGATTGTTATAAGGTTTTTGACAATAATACAATTGCGCCAGTAGATGCACAAATACATTATTTGAAACCTATCTTCTATGATGAATATAAAGATATGAATAGCACTGAGATTGCTCATTATGTACAAGAATGTATTGAAAAGTGTATTGCTGAAAATGAAAATAGATTTTAA
- a CDS encoding dihydrofolate reductase: protein MISIIVAMDDNQLIGKKESSNGMPWNNSEDLKHFKATTINKTILMGYTTYMAIGRPLPNRKTIVVSFEPFDDERVEVRTSLTDVIQEYKDKNEDLFISGGASIYKQSLPLADQLLISRIPGAHVGETYFPDFDEYGFELQETIPYETFNLQVYRRGHK, encoded by the coding sequence ATGATTAGTATTATTGTAGCAATGGATGATAATCAATTAATTGGGAAAAAAGAATCATCTAATGGTATGCCTTGGAATAACAGTGAGGATTTAAAGCATTTTAAAGCAACAACAATCAATAAAACCATTTTAATGGGATATACAACATATATGGCTATTGGAAGACCACTTCCAAATAGAAAAACAATTGTTGTTTCTTTTGAACCATTTGATGATGAACGAGTAGAAGTGAGAACATCTTTAACAGATGTTATTCAAGAGTATAAAGATAAGAATGAAGATTTATTTATCTCTGGAGGAGCATCTATTTATAAGCAATCTTTACCCCTTGCAGATCAATTGTTGATTTCAAGAATTCCTGGAGCACATGTTGGAGAAACCTATTTCCCTGATTTTGATGAATACGGTTTTGAATTACAGGAAACGATTCCTTATGAAACATTTAATCTTCAAGTTTATCGAAGAGGTCACAAATGA
- the thyA gene encoding thymidylate synthase, producing the protein MKQYLELCKHILENGEDRDDRTGTGTRSVFGYQTRYDLREGFPLLTTKKMFLRPIAEELLWFIKGDTNIKYLVDRNVRIWNEWPYEIFKKSEDFHGETLEEFVEKIKELSADDPFVIKYGELGPVYGRQWRNFNNEGIDQVSKLVDSLKNNPYSRRHIICAWNPAEVDEMALPPCHSFLQFYVSNDQKYLSCQLYQRSADTFLGVPFNIASYALFTAMLAQVCGYEAKEFIHTIGDAHIYKDHFDVVKEQMSREPLSLCQLVLNKDVKSIFDFTIDDIKIENYQSYGKLVGKVSV; encoded by the coding sequence ATGAAACAATATTTAGAATTGTGTAAACATATACTTGAAAATGGTGAAGATAGAGATGATCGTACAGGAACAGGAACTCGAAGTGTTTTTGGATATCAGACAAGATATGATTTAAGAGAAGGATTTCCTCTTTTAACAACAAAGAAAATGTTTTTAAGACCTATCGCTGAAGAATTATTATGGTTTATTAAAGGGGATACCAATATTAAGTATTTGGTAGATAGAAATGTACGTATTTGGAATGAATGGCCATATGAAATATTTAAAAAATCAGAAGATTTTCATGGTGAGACATTAGAAGAATTTGTAGAAAAGATAAAAGAATTATCAGCAGATGATCCGTTTGTTATCAAATATGGTGAATTAGGTCCAGTTTATGGAAGACAATGGCGTAATTTTAATAATGAAGGAATTGATCAAGTTTCAAAATTAGTTGATTCATTAAAGAATAATCCTTATTCAAGAAGACATATTATTTGTGCATGGAATCCTGCAGAGGTTGATGAGATGGCTTTACCGCCTTGTCATTCTTTCTTACAGTTCTATGTATCAAATGATCAAAAATATCTTTCATGTCAATTGTATCAAAGAAGTGCTGATACATTTTTGGGTGTTCCATTTAATATTGCTTCTTATGCATTGTTTACTGCAATGTTAGCACAAGTCTGTGGTTATGAAGCTAAGGAATTTATACATACGATTGGTGATGCTCATATTTATAAAGATCACTTTGATGTTGTTAAAGAACAGATGTCAAGAGAGCCACTTTCATTATGTCAGTTGGTATTAAATAAAGATGTCAAATCAATTTTTGATTTTACAATTGATGATATTAAGATTGAAAATTATCAGAGTTATGGAAAACTTGTAGGGAAGGTGAGTGTATAA
- a CDS encoding hydrolase: MAKQMPVIQSKLRHIVKVPECIYDVSGINVNGKRIKSLVFSTDVAVIANCNADAVIAVYPFTPTLQITKSIIEVAQKPVFAGVGGGTTAGPRVNNIALDAELNGASAVVLNAPTKTRFVQELAQIIDIPIVLTIVSLDEALEERMLNSGASIINVSGGKNTVAIIKALRAIDKDFPIIATGGPSVETIKEVIQAGANAITYTPPTNGEIFKEMMERYRIQCSHHEE; the protein is encoded by the coding sequence GTGGCAAAACAAATGCCAGTTATTCAATCAAAACTAAGACATATTGTCAAAGTGCCAGAATGCATTTATGATGTTTCTGGAATTAATGTTAATGGCAAAAGAATTAAATCATTAGTCTTTTCAACTGATGTTGCAGTTATTGCCAATTGTAATGCAGATGCTGTTATTGCGGTTTATCCTTTCACTCCAACATTACAAATTACTAAATCAATTATTGAAGTTGCTCAAAAGCCAGTGTTCGCTGGAGTTGGTGGTGGGACAACTGCTGGTCCACGGGTGAATAATATTGCGTTGGATGCTGAATTAAATGGTGCTTCAGCAGTTGTTTTGAATGCTCCAACAAAGACGAGGTTTGTACAAGAGTTGGCTCAGATTATCGATATTCCTATTGTTTTAACGATTGTTTCTTTAGACGAAGCGTTGGAAGAAAGGATGCTGAATTCTGGAGCAAGTATTATCAATGTATCAGGTGGTAAAAATACGGTTGCAATTATTAAGGCCTTAAGAGCTATTGATAAAGACTTTCCAATCATAGCAACTGGAGGTCCAAGCGTCGAGACAATTAAAGAAGTCATTCAAGCTGGGGCTAATGCAATTACTTATACACCACCAACAAATGGCGAGATTTTTAAGGAAATGATGGAAAGATACAGAATTCAATGTAGTCATCATGAAGAGTAG
- a CDS encoding ROK family protein → MENYLAIDVGGTALKIGLLTEEGEILESDSKKTPKTLDAFYQIIEDTFHEYEGVKGLALSLPGAVDSETGIIGGSSALDYIHGPNIKEELEKRLQVRVEMENDANCAALAEVWKGAASDVNDCCFIVSGTGIGGAVVKNKRIHKGQHLHGGEFGYMIADFNFETKEMKTWSDVGSTVAVVRAVAKAKGVDVASLDGRDIFDHYHEDSDYEKAVDKYYYVLANGIYNLQYAYDPQKIIIGGGISVRDDLLDEVNQRLDVIFHRFKHAKIRPVVLTCQYHNDANLLGALYHFLTIHS, encoded by the coding sequence ATGGAGAATTATTTGGCAATAGATGTAGGTGGTACAGCATTAAAGATTGGTTTATTAACTGAAGAAGGAGAAATTTTGGAATCAGATTCAAAGAAGACGCCAAAAACATTAGACGCTTTTTATCAAATCATAGAAGATACATTTCATGAATATGAGGGTGTAAAAGGATTGGCTCTCAGTTTGCCTGGTGCAGTTGATAGTGAAACAGGTATTATTGGAGGATCAAGTGCATTAGATTATATTCATGGTCCAAATATAAAAGAAGAGTTAGAAAAACGTTTACAAGTACGTGTGGAAATGGAAAATGATGCCAATTGTGCTGCTTTGGCTGAGGTCTGGAAAGGTGCTGCCAGTGATGTTAATGATTGCTGCTTTATTGTTAGTGGAACAGGTATTGGTGGAGCAGTTGTTAAAAATAAACGTATTCATAAAGGACAGCATTTACATGGTGGAGAATTTGGATATATGATTGCAGATTTCAATTTTGAAACAAAAGAAATGAAAACGTGGTCTGATGTAGGGTCAACGGTTGCAGTTGTTCGAGCAGTTGCAAAAGCCAAAGGAGTAGATGTGGCTTCACTTGATGGTAGAGACATTTTTGATCATTATCATGAAGATAGTGATTATGAGAAAGCTGTAGATAAGTATTATTATGTCTTGGCAAATGGCATTTATAACTTACAGTATGCATATGATCCTCAAAAGATTATTATTGGTGGAGGAATCAGTGTTAGAGATGATTTGTTAGATGAAGTGAATCAAAGATTAGATGTTATTTTCCATCGTTTTAAACATGCAAAAATTAGACCCGTTGTATTGACTTGTCAATACCACAATGATGCAAATTTATTAGGTGCTCTTTATCATTTCTTAACAATTCATTCATAA
- a CDS encoding shikimate kinase, with the protein MENIVLIGMMGCGKTTISNLLSKELSRPLIDIDEYLVDKYDMTIPEMFDISEDYFRERETICCQEVGLLENYIISTGGGVIKNPKNIEALQRNGIIIYIDRPVELILSDVEIAARPLLKDGPDKLYQLYKERHQRYLDVCNCHIQNTSSLEDVVEKIIKIIKENK; encoded by the coding sequence ATGGAAAATATTGTTTTAATTGGAATGATGGGTTGTGGAAAAACGACAATCTCAAATCTTCTTTCAAAAGAACTTTCAAGACCTCTTATTGATATTGATGAATATTTGGTTGATAAATATGATATGACAATTCCTGAAATGTTTGATATTTCTGAAGATTATTTTAGAGAAAGAGAAACAATCTGTTGTCAAGAAGTAGGATTATTAGAAAATTATATTATATCTACTGGTGGTGGCGTTATTAAGAATCCAAAGAATATAGAAGCTTTACAAAGAAATGGGATTATTATTTATATTGATCGTCCAGTAGAGTTGATTTTAAGTGATGTTGAAATAGCAGCACGACCTTTACTAAAAGATGGACCTGATAAACTTTATCAGTTATATAAAGAAAGACATCAAAGATATCTTGATGTCTGTAACTGTCATATTCAAAATACATCTTCGTTGGAAGATGTTGTTGAAAAGATCATAAAAATAATCAAAGAAAACAAATAG
- the pheA gene encoding prephenate dehydratase, protein MKDLETCRKEIDEIDQQMIALFEKRMNVAKDVITYKLAHNMEIFQSHRELQVIEKNTKRIHNDDLKDYAKTFIQDMMNISKSYQASFIPPQNIYQLIPARYENIVVGYPGVTGSFSESALDAYFGSETKRKNYEHFDEVFEALKNDEIDYGVVPLENSSTGAINDNYDAIRDYGFFIVGEQSLSISQHLLGLPGSSLEDLREVYSHPQGLLQSRQFLSEHAWMKQREYANTSLAAQYVANEKDPTKAAIASDKAAQLYGLEILQENIQNLKTNSTRFIIFGKHLETSKDVSHVSIVFTLKHEVGSLYQVMKVINDHHINMLRIESRPLKATPWEYYFYVDFEGNLENQNIILALEDMKTHTITLRVLGNYAKK, encoded by the coding sequence ATGAAAGATTTAGAAACATGTCGCAAGGAAATTGATGAAATTGATCAGCAGATGATTGCTTTATTTGAAAAAAGAATGAATGTTGCTAAAGATGTGATTACGTATAAATTAGCACATAATATGGAAATCTTTCAATCACATCGAGAATTACAAGTGATTGAAAAAAATACGAAGCGTATTCATAATGATGACTTAAAGGATTATGCAAAAACATTTATTCAGGATATGATGAATATTTCAAAATCTTATCAAGCTTCATTTATTCCACCTCAAAATATCTATCAACTGATTCCTGCACGTTATGAAAATATTGTTGTTGGGTATCCAGGAGTGACAGGCTCTTTTTCTGAAAGTGCACTTGATGCTTATTTTGGTAGTGAAACAAAAAGAAAAAACTATGAGCATTTTGATGAAGTATTTGAAGCGCTTAAAAATGATGAAATTGATTATGGGGTTGTCCCATTAGAAAATTCATCAACCGGTGCAATTAATGATAATTATGATGCAATTAGAGATTATGGTTTCTTTATTGTTGGAGAACAGAGTCTTTCTATATCCCAACATTTATTAGGTTTACCAGGAAGTTCTCTTGAAGATTTAAGAGAAGTCTATTCACATCCTCAAGGATTACTACAAAGTCGCCAGTTTTTATCTGAGCACGCTTGGATGAAACAAAGAGAGTATGCAAATACATCTTTAGCTGCTCAATATGTTGCTAATGAAAAAGATCCAACCAAAGCTGCAATTGCTTCTGACAAAGCTGCCCAACTCTATGGTTTAGAAATATTACAAGAGAATATTCAGAATCTCAAAACGAATTCAACACGTTTTATTATCTTTGGAAAGCATTTAGAAACATCAAAAGATGTATCGCATGTGAGTATTGTTTTTACTTTAAAACATGAAGTGGGATCGCTTTATCAAGTTATGAAAGTGATTAATGACCATCATATTAATATGTTAAGAATTGAATCAAGACCTTTAAAGGCAACACCTTGGGAATATTATTTCTATGTGGATTTTGAAGGAAATTTAGAAAATCAAAATATTATTTTAGCATTGGAAGATATGAAAACTCATACAATTACTTTAAGAGTGCTTGGCAACTATGCTAAAAAGTAG
- the aroC gene encoding chorismate synthase, translating into MSSSWGTNIELSIFGESHGQAIGIVIGNLPAGIQLDMVDIRRQMKRRAPGLNIMSTPRKEKDEVQIMSGLMGDVTTGAPLCAMIYNSDQHSKDYSLLQECMRPGHSDYPAYIKYKGFNDVRGGGHFSGRITAPIVFAGSVAKQILKQKGIVIGAHIQSIKDVYDDSFGVDISSQDIENMLQQQYPTLNSHVFEKMQATIEEARINCDSVGGMIECAILNVPAGIGNPFFDSIESHLSPLLFSIPAVKSVSFGLGEKITELYGHEANDCYYYDDEKVKTKTNHNGGITGGISNGMPIIFRVGIKPTPSISQVQQTVNIKTKENTELEIIGRHDPCIVPRAVVVVESMAALGILDMMKDI; encoded by the coding sequence ATGAGTTCTTCATGGGGGACTAATATAGAATTATCTATTTTTGGTGAAAGCCATGGGCAGGCTATAGGAATTGTGATAGGAAATTTACCTGCGGGTATTCAATTAGATATGGTTGATATTCGACGTCAGATGAAACGTCGTGCACCAGGTCTAAATATCATGTCTACACCAAGAAAAGAAAAAGATGAAGTCCAAATTATGAGTGGACTCATGGGGGACGTCACAACAGGAGCACCTCTATGTGCAATGATTTATAATAGTGACCAGCATTCAAAAGATTATTCCTTACTGCAAGAATGTATGCGTCCAGGACATAGTGATTATCCAGCTTATATTAAGTATAAAGGATTTAATGATGTCAGAGGTGGTGGACATTTTTCAGGAAGAATAACAGCACCGATTGTTTTTGCAGGTAGTGTTGCAAAACAAATATTAAAACAAAAAGGAATTGTGATTGGGGCACATATTCAAAGTATTAAAGATGTTTATGATGATTCTTTTGGTGTTGATATTTCTTCACAGGATATTGAGAATATGTTACAACAACAATATCCAACCTTAAATTCTCATGTTTTTGAAAAAATGCAGGCAACGATAGAAGAGGCTAGAATAAATTGTGATTCAGTTGGGGGAATGATAGAATGTGCTATTTTAAATGTCCCTGCAGGAATTGGTAATCCGTTCTTTGATTCAATTGAGTCACATTTATCACCTTTGCTATTTAGTATACCAGCAGTAAAAAGTGTAAGTTTTGGATTAGGTGAAAAAATCACAGAGTTGTATGGACATGAAGCGAATGATTGTTATTATTATGATGATGAGAAAGTGAAAACAAAAACCAATCATAATGGAGGTATTACAGGCGGAATCAGTAATGGGATGCCAATTATCTTTAGAGTTGGGATAAAGCCAACACCATCAATTTCTCAAGTTCAACAAACAGTGAATATTAAAACAAAAGAAAATACAGAATTAGAAATTATAGGAAGGCATGATCCATGTATTGTTCCTAGAGCGGTTGTTGTCGTTGAATCAATGGCAGCATTAGGGATTTTGGATATGATGAAAGATATATGA
- the aroA gene encoding 3-phosphoshikimate 1-carboxyvinyltransferase, translating to MAMTITPKKLKGKVNVPPSKSMAHRAIICASLARGKSIIRHIEYSKDIEATISAMKALGTMIFQYDDYLEIDGTTTFMRNMCDIDCHESGSTLRFMVPISIVCEANVHFTGQGRLGKRPLDVYYKIFDQQNIGYLYQEDVLDLYIKGRLKAGEFEIPGDVSSQFISGLLFALPLLDGNSKIMITSPLESKGYIDLTLQMLEQYGVHIENKNYQEFIIHGGQIYQPCDYYVEADFSQAAFYLVAGALGNDVVLEGLNLSTHQGDKEAIDILERMGCQLIAKNDGYQIYPGILTATTIDGSQCPDIIPVIALACALSEGVTHIENIGRLRIKECDRLSATVEVINQLGGIAKEEENAMIIEGVKTLQGGKVSSYNDHRMAMMEAIASTVCHHQVVIDNKDCVEKSYPSFWEHFEMLGGVYDEFFMGD from the coding sequence ATGGCAATGACAATAACACCAAAAAAATTAAAAGGAAAAGTGAATGTCCCTCCTTCTAAAAGCATGGCTCATCGTGCCATTATCTGTGCATCACTTGCGAGAGGAAAAAGCATTATTCGTCATATTGAATATTCAAAGGATATTGAAGCAACAATTTCAGCTATGAAGGCATTAGGAACAATGATTTTTCAATATGATGATTATTTAGAAATTGATGGAACAACGACTTTTATGAGAAATATGTGTGATATTGATTGTCATGAATCAGGATCGACATTAAGGTTTATGGTTCCTATTTCCATTGTTTGTGAAGCCAATGTTCATTTTACAGGGCAAGGACGTTTAGGCAAACGACCATTAGATGTATACTATAAAATATTTGATCAACAAAATATTGGTTATTTATATCAAGAGGATGTCTTGGATTTATATATTAAAGGACGATTAAAAGCAGGTGAATTTGAAATTCCAGGTGATGTGTCTTCTCAATTTATTAGTGGTTTGTTATTTGCCTTACCATTGTTGGATGGTAATTCAAAAATAATGATAACATCACCTTTAGAATCTAAAGGTTATATTGATTTAACATTGCAGATGTTAGAACAATATGGAGTGCATATTGAAAATAAAAATTATCAAGAATTTATCATTCATGGAGGACAAATATATCAACCATGTGATTATTATGTAGAAGCTGATTTTTCTCAGGCAGCATTTTATCTTGTGGCGGGAGCTTTAGGTAATGATGTTGTATTAGAAGGGTTGAATTTATCAACACATCAGGGAGATAAAGAGGCTATTGATATCTTAGAAAGAATGGGATGCCAATTAATAGCTAAAAATGATGGATATCAAATATATCCTGGTATTTTGACTGCAACAACAATTGATGGTTCACAATGTCCTGACATTATTCCTGTTATTGCCTTAGCATGTGCACTGAGTGAAGGTGTGACACATATTGAAAATATTGGACGTTTACGCATTAAAGAATGTGACCGTTTATCAGCAACTGTAGAAGTTATTAATCAGTTAGGTGGTATAGCAAAGGAAGAAGAAAATGCGATGATTATTGAAGGTGTGAAAACACTTCAAGGTGGGAAAGTTTCTTCATATAATGACCATCGTATGGCAATGATGGAAGCGATAGCTTCAACAGTTTGTCATCATCAAGTTGTTATTGATAATAAAGATTGTGTTGAAAAATCTTATCCTAGTTTTTGGGAACATTTTGAAATGTTAGGAGGTGTGTATGATGAGTTCTTCATGGGGGACTAA
- the aroB gene encoding 3-dehydroquinate synthase: MEMKVNLGKDSYPIYIQQGLLDEVLGYIKPIFQGNKIMIISDNQVFSYYGEKIETQLKKEYEVGHIVVPHGEQSKRFDILPELYNELLSFQLTRTDLIIALGGGVIGDLAGFVASTFLRGVKFVQIPTSLLAQVDSSVGGKVAVDLPAGKNLVGAFKHPSLVLIDPLTLKTLEKRFISDGMGEVIKYGCIFDADLFQQLACYTSFDELYQDIDEIIYRCVDLKRDVVEKDLFDFNDRLALNFGHTLGHAIEQYYHYEKYSHGEAISIGMVQLTRIAEAKGLTKVGTADQICDVLKIYQLPTVSHLKTSDLKQAMAVDKKNIYKKLSYVLLHAIGQSYIYPSDLTFIDEVEEV, encoded by the coding sequence ATGGAAATGAAAGTGAATTTAGGTAAAGACAGTTATCCTATTTATATACAACAAGGATTGTTAGATGAGGTTTTGGGTTATATCAAACCTATATTTCAAGGAAATAAGATTATGATTATTTCTGATAATCAAGTGTTTTCATATTATGGCGAAAAGATAGAAACACAGTTAAAAAAAGAATATGAAGTTGGGCACATTGTTGTTCCTCATGGAGAACAGTCAAAAAGATTTGATATTTTGCCTGAACTTTATAATGAATTGCTTTCATTTCAATTGACACGTACTGATTTAATTATTGCCTTAGGTGGCGGTGTTATTGGAGATTTGGCAGGCTTTGTCGCAAGTACATTCTTGCGTGGAGTGAAGTTTGTTCAAATCCCAACTTCACTATTAGCACAAGTTGATTCAAGTGTTGGGGGAAAAGTTGCAGTTGATTTGCCAGCAGGTAAAAATTTAGTTGGAGCTTTTAAACATCCAAGTCTTGTTTTAATTGATCCATTGACATTAAAAACATTAGAGAAAAGATTTATTAGTGATGGAATGGGTGAAGTGATTAAATATGGATGTATCTTTGATGCAGACTTATTTCAGCAACTCGCTTGTTATACATCATTTGATGAATTGTATCAGGATATTGATGAGATTATCTATCGTTGTGTTGATTTAAAAAGAGATGTTGTGGAAAAAGATTTATTTGATTTTAACGATCGATTAGCATTAAATTTTGGTCATACTTTAGGACATGCTATTGAACAATACTACCATTATGAAAAGTATTCTCATGGTGAGGCAATTAGTATTGGAATGGTACAATTAACACGCATTGCTGAAGCAAAAGGTCTGACAAAAGTAGGAACTGCTGATCAAATCTGTGATGTTTTAAAGATTTATCAATTACCAACTGTTTCGCATTTGAAAACATCTGATTTAAAACAAGCTATGGCAGTAGATAAAAAGAATATTTATAAAAAATTATCTTATGTTTTATTACATGCTATAGGACAATCATATATTTATCCAAGTGATTTGACATTTATTGATGAAGTTGAGGAGGTTTAA
- the aroF gene encoding 3-deoxy-7-phosphoheptulonate synthase: MIIVFKPKTSEEDVRKVASVVEAKGLTTHIVVGEDVTICGVIGDTTKVDPKQIEVSSVVERVMHVSEPYKLANRAFHPDDSIIDVSGVKVGGDHLALIAGPCSVESKEQVIEIAKAAKAAGANMLRGGAFKPRTSPYAFQGMGTEGLDILVAAKEVTGLPIVSELMSAEYIDEFNAKVDLVQIGARNMQNFDLLKEVGRRCTKPILLKRGLSATFEEWVMSAEYIMASGNPNVILCERGVRTFETYTRNTLDLQAIPVIKKLTHLPIIIDPSHAGGKWWLVEPMAKAAVAAGCDGLMIEVHNSPETALCDGPQSLKPEKYTQLIEQIKEIGKIVGKEV, encoded by the coding sequence ATGATTATTGTATTCAAACCAAAAACAAGTGAAGAGGATGTTAGAAAGGTTGCTTCTGTTGTTGAAGCAAAAGGATTAACAACACATATTGTCGTGGGGGAGGATGTAACAATTTGTGGTGTTATTGGAGATACAACAAAAGTGGATCCTAAACAAATCGAAGTTTCATCAGTTGTAGAAAGAGTTATGCATGTGAGTGAACCTTATAAGTTAGCGAATCGAGCATTCCATCCAGATGACTCTATTATTGATGTGAGTGGTGTCAAAGTGGGAGGAGACCACTTGGCATTAATTGCTGGACCTTGTTCAGTTGAATCAAAAGAACAAGTCATTGAGATTGCTAAGGCAGCAAAAGCAGCAGGAGCCAATATGCTAAGAGGTGGTGCATTCAAGCCAAGAACATCACCATATGCATTCCAGGGAATGGGAACAGAAGGCTTGGATATCCTTGTTGCAGCAAAAGAAGTGACAGGATTACCGATTGTTTCAGAATTAATGAGTGCAGAGTATATAGATGAATTCAATGCAAAAGTAGATCTTGTTCAAATAGGAGCAAGAAACATGCAGAACTTTGACCTGTTAAAAGAAGTTGGAAGAAGATGTACAAAACCAATCTTGTTAAAAAGAGGGTTAAGTGCAACATTTGAAGAATGGGTCATGAGTGCAGAATATATCATGGCAAGTGGGAATCCAAATGTCATCCTATGTGAAAGAGGAGTGAGAACATTTGAGACATATACAAGAAACACATTGGATTTACAAGCGATACCAGTGATTAAGAAGTTAACACATTTACCAATCATCATAGATCCATCACATGCAGGAGGAAAATGGTGGCTAGTGGAACCTATGGCAAAAGCAGCAGTGGCAGCAGGATGTGATGGATTAATGATAGAAGTGCATAATAGTCCAGAGACAGCCTTGTGTGATGGACCACAATCATTAAAACCAGAAAAGTATACACAATTGATTGAACAAATCAAAGAAATTGGTAAAATAGTAGGTAAAGAAGTTTAG
- a CDS encoding MBL fold metallo-hydrolase, translating into MKICNGVYQLKIYFYVTPEIERYVYVYILTGKYCYLIDTGIHGSEKLIEDYLHQLGYQIEDIHGIFLTHAHPDHMGSAYALQKRSGCPIYASYLEKEWFENVDKQFADRPIPRFYHLLQNSVHVDMAIERETEIMLEDYLSMKIILTPGHSHGSLSFLFNYQILFTGDAIPVVGDIPIYTHVYQTLKTLNTLLNIQSIDYYCPAWDVVYQQEMGKEKIRDAIHLIESIDECVQRMINDYPSISYDRLFELVCYQMKMEVFKQNPLFKKTILSHIYYQCYD; encoded by the coding sequence ATGAAGATATGTAATGGGGTTTATCAGCTGAAGATTTATTTTTATGTAACACCTGAAATAGAGAGATATGTTTATGTTTATATTTTAACTGGAAAATATTGTTACTTAATAGATACAGGTATTCATGGTTCAGAAAAGCTCATTGAAGATTATCTTCATCAATTGGGTTATCAGATAGAAGATATTCATGGTATCTTTTTGACACATGCTCATCCTGATCATATGGGAAGTGCCTATGCATTACAAAAGAGAAGTGGTTGTCCTATATATGCAAGTTATCTTGAAAAAGAGTGGTTTGAAAATGTTGATAAACAGTTTGCAGATAGACCAATTCCTCGTTTTTATCATCTTTTACAAAATTCAGTTCATGTTGATATGGCTATTGAAAGAGAAACAGAAATAATGTTGGAAGACTATTTATCAATGAAGATTATATTGACACCTGGTCATTCTCATGGGTCCCTTTCTTTTTTATTCAATTATCAAATTTTATTTACTGGTGATGCTATTCCTGTTGTTGGAGATATTCCTATTTATACTCATGTTTATCAAACCCTAAAAACTTTAAATACGTTATTAAATATTCAATCTATAGATTATTATTGTCCGGCATGGGATGTTGTTTATCAACAGGAAATGGGAAAAGAAAAAATCAGAGATGCTATTCATCTGATTGAATCCATTGATGAATGTGTTCAAAGGATGATTAATGATTATCCATCAATAAGTTATGATAGATTATTTGAACTTGTTTGTTATCAAATGAAAATGGAAGTCTTTAAACAAAATCCATTATTTAAGAAAACTATACTTTCTCATATTTATTATCAATGTTATGATTGA